In the Gossypium raimondii isolate GPD5lz chromosome 9, ASM2569854v1, whole genome shotgun sequence genome, one interval contains:
- the LOC105798462 gene encoding DEAD-box ATP-dependent RNA helicase 15 isoform X2 codes for MEENYRRLKEINKKLRREIRGYVGIHSSGFRDFLLKPELLRSIVDSGFEHPSGVQHECIPQAILGMDVLFQAKSRMGKSTVFVLSTLQQIEPVAGQVAAVVLCHTRELAYQG; via the exons ATGGAAGAAAATTACAGGAGGTTGAAGGAGATAAACAAGAAGCTGAGAAGGGAGATTAG GGGGTATGTTGGAATTCATAGTTCAGGATTTAGAGACTTTCTGCTGAAACCGGAGCTGCTTCGATCTATTGTGGATTCTGGTTTTGAACATCCTTCCGGAG tGCAACACGAGTGCATCCCTCAAGCTATTCTGGGAATGGATGTGCTTTTCCAAGCAAAATCTAGAATGGGGAAATCAACTGTTTTTGTTCTATCAACTCTTCAGCAAATTGAGCCTGTTGCTGGGCAAGTTGCTGCAGTTGTTCTATGTCACACTAGAGAATTAGCATACCAG ggatga
- the LOC105798462 gene encoding uncharacterized protein LOC105798462 isoform X3 produces the protein MNDSEDESQLSTIARDDEDDSVAKMKAAEEALEAKQKVRHRLRKDHGIEGGIPVVFSLEKPKAKLLPFRGPSGEEYNPSDYQWGNSSNILKQNLK, from the exons ATGAATGACAGTGAAGATGAGAGTCAACTTTCTACTATAGCTAG ggatgatgaagatgattctGTTGCGAAGATGAAGGCAGCTGAGGAAGCCTTGgaagcaaaacaaaaa GTGAGACACCGTTTAAGGAAAGATCATGGGATTGAGGGTGGAATTCCTGTTGTTTTCTCTTTAGAGAAACCTAAAGCTAAGCTGCTTCCTTTTAGAGGACCAAGTGGTGAGGAATACAACCCTTCAGATTATCAA TGGGGAAATTCATCCAATATATTGAAGCAGAATTTGAAATGA
- the LOC105798462 gene encoding DEAD-box ATP-dependent RNA helicase 15 isoform X1: MEENYRRLKEINKKLRREIRGYVGIHSSGFRDFLLKPELLRSIVDSGFEHPSGVQHECIPQAILGMDVLFQAKSRMGKSTVFVLSTLQQIEPVAGQVAAVVLCHTRELAYQFSHL, translated from the exons ATGGAAGAAAATTACAGGAGGTTGAAGGAGATAAACAAGAAGCTGAGAAGGGAGATTAG GGGGTATGTTGGAATTCATAGTTCAGGATTTAGAGACTTTCTGCTGAAACCGGAGCTGCTTCGATCTATTGTGGATTCTGGTTTTGAACATCCTTCCGGAG tGCAACACGAGTGCATCCCTCAAGCTATTCTGGGAATGGATGTGCTTTTCCAAGCAAAATCTAGAATGGGGAAATCAACTGTTTTTGTTCTATCAACTCTTCAGCAAATTGAGCCTGTTGCTGGGCAAGTTGCTGCAGTTGTTCTATGTCACACTAGAGAATTAGCATACCAG TTTTCGCACTTGTAA
- the LOC105798462 gene encoding uncharacterized protein LOC105798462 isoform X4, which yields MNDSEDESQLSTIARDDEDDSVAKMKAAEEALEAKQKVRHRLRKDHGIEGGIPVVFSLEKPKAKLLPFRGPSVGKFIQYIEAEFEMRIESTFGWS from the exons ATGAATGACAGTGAAGATGAGAGTCAACTTTCTACTATAGCTAG ggatgatgaagatgattctGTTGCGAAGATGAAGGCAGCTGAGGAAGCCTTGgaagcaaaacaaaaa GTGAGACACCGTTTAAGGAAAGATCATGGGATTGAGGGTGGAATTCCTGTTGTTTTCTCTTTAGAGAAACCTAAAGCTAAGCTGCTTCCTTTTAGAGGACCAAGTG TGGGGAAATTCATCCAATATATTGAAGCAGAATTTGAAATGAGAATTGAAAGTACATTTGGATGGAGCTAA